GCAGAACATGGACATTTTGTCCTGTTTCAGGAATGAATCCGGCAATTTGCCGGACAAAGCAGACGATTAGAGGATAATGGAGGAGATAAAATATGTTGAATTATCAAAGATATAAAAGAGTACCGGTAGTCAGCTATCCGGAGAGACAATGGCCGTGCAATGAGATTAAGAAGGCGCCGATCTGGTGCAGTGTTGATTTAAGGGATGGAAACCAGGCTCTTACGGAGCCTATGGTTGTGGAAGAGAAGATCGAGATGTTCGATCTCCTGATCCGATTAGGCTTTAAAGAGATTGAGGTCGGTTTTCCGGCAGCTTCCCAGATTGAATTTGATTTCTTAAGGCAGCTTGTGGAGCGAAAACTGATTCCTGATGACGTGGTCATCCAGGTTTTGGTTCAGTGCAGGGAGCATCTGATCAAGAGGACTTTTGAAGCCCTTCAGGGAGTTAAGAAGGCGATTGTACATATCTACAATTCCACTTCAACTCTTCAGCGGGATGTAGTTTTTGGCAAGGGAAGGGAAGAGATTAGGGAGATCGCTATAAAGGGTACGGAATGGGTAAAGCAGTATATGCAGGAATTTGACGGTGAAGTGATTCTTGAATATTCACCGGAAAGCTTTACAGGAACAGAGCTGGATTTTGCTCTGGATATTTGTACAGCTGTCCAGAAAACCTGGGAAGCATCACCGGAAAAGAAAATTATCTTCAACCTTCCTTCTACTGTGGAGATGACCACTCCTAACGTTTATGCAGATCAGATCGAATGGATGAACACTCATTTCAAGAACCGTGACAGCATTATTTTAAGCGTACATCCCCACAATGACCGGGGAACCGGAATTGCAGCCACAGAGCTTGCCCTGTTAGCAGGTGCAGATCGGGTGGAGGGCACGCTTTTAGGAAACGGCGAACGGACCGGAAATGTGGATGTTTTAACAGTCGCATATAACATGTTCTCTCACGGAATCAATCCGGAACTTCATATTGAAAATATCCGTGAGATCGTTGACATCTATGAGCGTTGTACCAAGATGGAAGTGGAGCCAAGACATCCATATGCAGGAAAGCTTGTCTTTACCGCTTTTTCCGGTTCCCACCAGGATGCCATCAACAAAGGCATGCAGGCCATGCGGGACAGAAAGAATGTTTACTGGGAGGTTCCTTACCTTCCCATCGATCCGTCGGACATTGGCAGGCAGTATGAGCCTATCGTGCGGATCAACAGCCAGTCCGGCAAGGGCGGCGTAGCATTTGTCATGGATACCTTCTACGGCTTCAAGCTTCCAAAGGGTATGCATAAGGAGTTTGCAGATGTGATCCAGGCGATTTCCGAAAAGCAGGGTGAGGTTGCTCCTGAGCAGATCATGGAAGAGTTTAAGAGCAACTACTCAGAGAAGAAAGAGCCCATCCATTTCCGCAAATCCCAGATTACGGAAGCAGATGACGATACGGCATTCTCCACGGCGGCAAAAGTCCGCTACACCGATCACGGCGTAGAGAAAATCTTTGAAGGCGTTGGAAACGGACCTATTGATGCGGTACAAAAAGGGCTGGAAAAAGAACTTGGCATTGAGATCAGGGTTCTGGACTACTACGAACATGCCCTTACTTCAGGATCCGGAGCACAGGCGGCCTCCTATATTCACCTCCTTGATGTGAAGACAGGAAAAGCTACCTATGGTGTGGGTATCAGTTCCAACATTACAAGAGCGTCTATCCGCGGAATCTTCAGTGCGGTCAACCGGTTATTCTATTCATAACATAAAGGGGTCAGCCTTTGATAAAGGCTGGCCCTGTTTTTATGTTCTGGGGGGATTTTCCATAAAACCCGGGATTTTGCAAGAAGAATTTACTTTTCCCGGTGACTTTAGTATAATGGAGACAGTTTATAACCGAGACAGGAGAATGGAGCTATGAAAAAGTATGATTATGTGCTGGTAGGCAGCGGCCTTTATTCCGGTGTATTTGCATATCTAGTCGGCAAAAAAGGAAAAAAGTGTCTTGTGGTAGAGAAAAGAAACCACATCGGAGGCAACATTTACTGCGAAGAAATAGAAGGGATCCACGTACACAGCTACGGAGCCCATATTTTCCATACCAGCAACCGTAAGGTCTGGCAGTTCGTAAATGAACTGGCAGAGTTTAACCGCTATACCAACAGCCCGGTGGC
The nucleotide sequence above comes from Lacrimispora sp. BS-2. Encoded proteins:
- the leuA gene encoding 2-isopropylmalate synthase; this translates as MLNYQRYKRVPVVSYPERQWPCNEIKKAPIWCSVDLRDGNQALTEPMVVEEKIEMFDLLIRLGFKEIEVGFPAASQIEFDFLRQLVERKLIPDDVVIQVLVQCREHLIKRTFEALQGVKKAIVHIYNSTSTLQRDVVFGKGREEIREIAIKGTEWVKQYMQEFDGEVILEYSPESFTGTELDFALDICTAVQKTWEASPEKKIIFNLPSTVEMTTPNVYADQIEWMNTHFKNRDSIILSVHPHNDRGTGIAATELALLAGADRVEGTLLGNGERTGNVDVLTVAYNMFSHGINPELHIENIREIVDIYERCTKMEVEPRHPYAGKLVFTAFSGSHQDAINKGMQAMRDRKNVYWEVPYLPIDPSDIGRQYEPIVRINSQSGKGGVAFVMDTFYGFKLPKGMHKEFADVIQAISEKQGEVAPEQIMEEFKSNYSEKKEPIHFRKSQITEADDDTAFSTAAKVRYTDHGVEKIFEGVGNGPIDAVQKGLEKELGIEIRVLDYYEHALTSGSGAQAASYIHLLDVKTGKATYGVGISSNITRASIRGIFSAVNRLFYS